In Phycisphaeraceae bacterium, one DNA window encodes the following:
- a CDS encoding acyl-CoA dehydrogenase family protein — protein sequence MGSSTVTVTIPSAATHTPITPRGGDAEAHAKAMAKLMADVEAYCEELRPIEELCYLERRFNPDIASLAHKYGILGMPIPVELGGRGADSLTYARALARINREGTGVRTFFSGQTSIGQYPILKYGTDDQKNRYLPKSCKGECTLAFGLTEPEAGSNPLEGTTTYRRDGNRFLMNGVKYLISNGSIADAVIVFAFPEGVTGPERRMSAFIVDTAGDTFNKEQLHAKPGMYTADTAMFEMHDHPVRGDNMLGAEGEGFRIAMHTLVSGRLSVASGCLGSIEDCLIECINYSKERHQHGKPIGKHQLVQDHIAKIEILRAASDAMIERAAWAKQASDERPGDKAALAEADFRVAEAKFYASNAAWEAADHAVQVFGGRGWSELYRPMRHLQDVRVCRIYEGTDEIMKMKIAARLLGKEYEAF from the coding sequence ATGGGCTCTTCGACCGTCACCGTCACCATTCCCTCGGCCGCCACTCATACGCCCATTACTCCGCGGGGCGGCGACGCCGAAGCGCATGCGAAGGCCATGGCCAAGCTCATGGCCGATGTCGAGGCGTATTGCGAGGAGCTGCGGCCAATCGAGGAACTCTGCTACCTCGAGCGTCGGTTCAACCCCGACATCGCGTCGCTCGCGCACAAGTACGGCATTCTCGGCATGCCGATCCCTGTGGAACTCGGGGGACGCGGCGCCGATTCATTGACCTACGCGCGGGCTCTCGCCCGCATCAACCGGGAAGGCACCGGTGTTCGGACCTTCTTCTCCGGACAGACTTCGATCGGTCAGTACCCGATCCTCAAGTACGGCACCGACGATCAGAAGAATCGCTACCTGCCCAAGTCATGCAAGGGTGAATGCACGCTCGCCTTCGGATTGACGGAGCCCGAGGCGGGGTCGAACCCGCTCGAGGGTACGACCACCTATCGCCGCGATGGCAATCGCTTCCTGATGAATGGTGTCAAGTACCTCATCTCGAACGGCTCGATCGCCGACGCGGTCATCGTCTTCGCCTTCCCCGAGGGCGTGACCGGTCCTGAGCGGCGCATGAGCGCGTTCATCGTGGACACGGCGGGGGACACCTTCAACAAGGAGCAGTTGCACGCGAAGCCCGGCATGTACACGGCTGATACGGCGATGTTCGAAATGCACGATCACCCGGTCCGCGGCGACAACATGCTCGGTGCCGAGGGTGAGGGCTTCCGGATCGCCATGCACACGCTGGTGTCCGGCCGACTCTCAGTGGCGTCCGGCTGCCTCGGCTCGATCGAGGATTGCCTCATCGAGTGCATCAACTACTCGAAGGAGCGCCACCAGCACGGCAAGCCGATCGGCAAGCACCAGTTGGTGCAGGATCACATCGCCAAGATCGAGATCCTCCGGGCGGCGAGCGACGCCATGATCGAGCGGGCCGCCTGGGCGAAGCAGGCTTCGGATGAGCGCCCCGGTGACAAGGCAGCGCTGGCTGAGGCGGACTTCCGCGTCGCCGAGGCGAAGTTCTACGCGAGCAATGCCGCGTGGGAGGCGGCCGATCACGCGGTGCAGGTCTTCGGTGGGCGCGGCTGGTCGGAGCTCTACAGGCCCATGCGTCATCTTCAGGATGTGCGCGTCTGCCGCATCTACGAGGGCACCGACGAGATCATGAAGATGAAGATCGCGGCGCGGCTCCTCGGCAAGGAGTACGAGGCGTTCTGA
- a CDS encoding Re/Si-specific NAD(P)(+) transhydrogenase subunit alpha gives MKLAVIKETAPGETRVALVPECVRKLVAAGYTVSVERAAGADAKFADEAYATAGAVIVDDAAAALDGAEMVLKVRPPSTAEVDLVARLQRLPEGCMVLGGLLPLRHLECIRALAAHRLTAFSTDAIPRITRAQSMDTLSSMANIAGYRGALLAALELPRYFPMLMTAAGTILPARVFVIGAGVAGLQAIATAKRLGANVVATDVRPEVREQIESVGAKWAGIELRTSAAAGGGYAKELSDEDKARQRELLAEECARADAVITTALIGGTSAPKLITRDMVSRMKPGAVVIDLAADGGGNCEASEPGRTVEVGAVRVVAPLNLPASMPSDASTLWSRNLLAFISAFTREGRFHLMVDDDILRGAMITHQGEVTHKATRDALAALEERP, from the coding sequence ATGAAGCTCGCCGTGATCAAGGAGACCGCTCCGGGCGAAACTCGCGTGGCGCTCGTTCCGGAGTGCGTCAGAAAACTCGTCGCGGCGGGATACACGGTTTCCGTGGAACGCGCCGCGGGCGCGGATGCAAAGTTCGCGGACGAGGCTTATGCGACCGCAGGAGCGGTGATTGTTGATGACGCGGCCGCGGCCCTGGACGGCGCCGAGATGGTGCTCAAGGTCAGGCCGCCTTCCACCGCCGAAGTCGACTTGGTTGCACGACTCCAGCGGCTGCCGGAAGGGTGCATGGTCCTTGGGGGTCTTCTTCCGCTGCGACACTTGGAGTGCATCCGGGCGCTTGCCGCGCATCGGCTGACCGCCTTCTCAACCGATGCGATTCCGCGCATCACGCGGGCGCAGTCCATGGACACCCTCTCCTCGATGGCGAACATTGCGGGATATCGAGGTGCGCTTCTGGCGGCCCTCGAGCTGCCCCGGTACTTCCCCATGCTGATGACCGCGGCGGGCACCATTCTGCCCGCGCGCGTCTTCGTGATCGGCGCGGGAGTGGCCGGACTTCAGGCGATTGCCACGGCCAAACGGCTCGGTGCCAATGTCGTCGCCACCGATGTTCGCCCCGAGGTTCGGGAGCAGATCGAGAGCGTCGGAGCGAAGTGGGCCGGCATCGAGCTTCGCACCTCGGCGGCCGCAGGCGGCGGCTACGCGAAGGAACTCTCCGATGAGGACAAGGCCCGCCAGCGCGAACTTCTGGCCGAGGAGTGCGCCCGCGCCGACGCCGTCATTACGACGGCGCTGATCGGCGGAACCTCTGCCCCGAAGCTCATCACACGCGACATGGTCTCCCGCATGAAGCCCGGCGCGGTCGTGATCGACCTTGCGGCCGATGGGGGCGGCAACTGCGAGGCGAGCGAGCCTGGCCGAACCGTGGAAGTCGGTGCTGTCCGGGTCGTCGCTCCACTCAACCTGCCCGCCTCGATGCCCTCGGACGCAAGCACCCTCTGGTCGCGCAATCTGCTCGCGTTCATCTCTGCGTTCACGCGCGAGGGGCGCTTCCATCTGATGGTGGACGACGACATTCTTCGTGGCGCCATGATCACACATCAGGGCGAAGTCACGCACAAGGCCACGCGGGACGCACTGGCCGCCTTGGAGGAACGCCCATGA
- a CDS encoding NAD(P) transhydrogenase subunit alpha, with translation MKSFGVAMVALFAPAFAAGADAPAAEKAMAEVDPVTKHMDIAAMAFVFVLATFIGVGVIRRVSRLLHTPLMSLTNAISAIAVVGAILITGDDHYPTYVRVLGAIALFASMTNIISGFLITQRMLRMFKTQREPSR, from the coding sequence ATGAAGTCGTTCGGCGTGGCAATGGTGGCGCTCTTCGCTCCCGCGTTCGCGGCAGGTGCCGACGCACCGGCAGCGGAGAAGGCGATGGCGGAGGTTGATCCGGTCACCAAGCACATGGACATCGCCGCGATGGCCTTCGTCTTCGTGCTGGCCACTTTCATCGGCGTGGGGGTGATTCGACGCGTCTCGCGCCTGCTGCACACGCCGCTCATGAGCCTGACCAACGCGATCAGCGCGATCGCCGTCGTCGGTGCCATTCTCATCACGGGTGACGATCACTATCCCACCTATGTCCGCGTGCTCGGCGCAATCGCTCTCTTCGCGAGCATGACGAACATCATCAGCGGCTTCCTCATCACGCAGCGCATGCTGCGGATGTTCAAGACCCAGCGGGAGCCGTCGCGATGA
- a CDS encoding NAD(P)(+) transhydrogenase (Re/Si-specific) subunit beta, whose protein sequence is MSGYFIESAYLLAASLFIFSLHWMSDPKTARRSVIAGATAMLVAVLATWARPEVSRHLWIIVPIAIAIGPGIWLAMVPLTAVPQRTALSHAFGGLAAGLVGTAKYIYWFQSEPEMLTAFRTGAIVAEVILGYLTCTGSLIAAAKLQELKWIPQRPWVYRGQTVVNIGALLLAIVLGVLLIQHPTAAWSPWAFAGIVILALNFGWMLVMPIGGADMPTVIAILNAYAGLAAVAMGFVLDNRLLITAGALDGSSGLILSIIMCRAMNRSFFNVLFGAFGQVQQAGASGEQKQYRPETPESAAQIMEQANLVVIVPGYGMAVAQAQHKVRELYDQLRKRGITVKFAVHPVAGRMPGHMNVLLAEAEIPYEDLVEMEEINADMPQCDVCLVIGANDVVNPAARSDPKSPIYGMPIIDADKARTVFAIKRSRNPGFAGIDNELYFSERTWMLFGDAKAVVGEVAKSFGDGRAGH, encoded by the coding sequence ATGAGCGGATACTTCATCGAGAGCGCTTACCTGCTGGCGGCGAGTCTCTTCATCTTCTCGCTGCATTGGATGTCCGATCCGAAGACGGCGCGGCGCTCGGTGATTGCCGGAGCAACGGCCATGCTCGTTGCGGTGCTCGCCACATGGGCGCGGCCCGAAGTCTCGCGACATCTCTGGATCATCGTGCCGATTGCGATCGCGATCGGCCCCGGCATCTGGCTCGCGATGGTTCCGCTGACGGCTGTCCCGCAGCGCACCGCGCTCTCCCATGCCTTCGGCGGTCTCGCGGCAGGGCTCGTCGGCACCGCGAAGTACATCTACTGGTTCCAGTCGGAGCCTGAGATGCTCACGGCGTTCCGCACCGGTGCCATCGTCGCTGAGGTGATCCTCGGGTACCTGACCTGCACGGGCAGCCTGATCGCCGCGGCCAAGCTGCAGGAACTCAAGTGGATACCGCAGCGGCCCTGGGTCTATCGCGGGCAGACGGTGGTGAACATCGGCGCCTTGCTCCTTGCCATCGTGCTCGGAGTGCTGCTCATCCAGCATCCGACGGCGGCGTGGTCGCCATGGGCGTTCGCGGGCATCGTGATTCTCGCGCTCAACTTCGGATGGATGCTCGTCATGCCGATCGGCGGCGCCGACATGCCGACGGTCATCGCCATTCTCAACGCGTATGCGGGACTGGCGGCCGTGGCGATGGGCTTCGTACTCGACAATCGGCTGCTCATCACCGCGGGCGCCCTCGACGGCTCAAGCGGTCTCATCCTCTCGATCATCATGTGCCGGGCGATGAATCGCTCCTTCTTCAATGTGCTCTTCGGCGCATTCGGTCAGGTGCAGCAGGCGGGCGCCTCGGGGGAACAGAAGCAGTACCGCCCCGAGACCCCCGAGAGTGCCGCGCAGATCATGGAGCAGGCGAATCTGGTGGTGATTGTCCCGGGCTATGGCATGGCGGTCGCGCAGGCGCAGCACAAGGTTCGGGAGCTCTACGACCAGCTCCGGAAGCGCGGCATCACCGTCAAGTTCGCGGTGCACCCAGTGGCCGGACGCATGCCCGGACACATGAATGTGCTCCTCGCGGAGGCGGAGATTCCCTACGAGGATCTCGTCGAGATGGAGGAGATCAACGCCGACATGCCGCAGTGCGATGTCTGCCTGGTGATTGGCGCGAACGATGTCGTCAACCCCGCCGCGCGGAGCGATCCGAAGAGCCCGATCTACGGCATGCCGATCATCGATGCCGACAAGGCCCGCACGGTCTTCGCCATCAAGCGCAGTCGCAACCCCGGCTTCGCGGGCATTGACAACGAGCTCTACTTCAGCGAGCGGACCTGGATGCTCTTTGGCGATGCCAAGGCCGTGGTGGGCGAAGTGGCCAAGTCCTTCGGCGACGGCCGCGCGGGCCACTGA
- a CDS encoding cupin domain-containing protein, whose amino-acid sequence MPTPTPINLASKLATFSEHWQPRVVGAFNGHDLLVAKVKGEFVWHAHPDTDDFFMVLHGRITIQLRDGEVALGPGEIFVVPAGVEHCPVAAEEAHLLLIERRGTPNTGDPTTAAPRREV is encoded by the coding sequence ATGCCCACACCGACTCCCATCAATCTCGCGTCCAAGCTCGCCACCTTCTCCGAGCACTGGCAGCCGCGCGTCGTCGGTGCGTTCAACGGTCATGATCTGCTGGTGGCCAAGGTGAAGGGCGAGTTCGTCTGGCACGCGCATCCGGACACCGATGACTTCTTCATGGTGTTGCATGGCCGCATCACCATCCAGTTGCGCGATGGTGAAGTAGCGCTCGGCCCTGGTGAGATCTTCGTTGTGCCAGCGGGCGTTGAGCACTGTCCGGTGGCCGCCGAGGAGGCGCACTTGCTGCTCATCGAGCGCCGCGGAACGCCGAACACCGGTGATCCAACAACCGCAGCGCCGCGACGCGAGGTTTGA
- a CDS encoding fasciclin domain-containing protein, translating into MTLLRNSLVAVGTSALVATIAHAQCSGGSTMASAPKAPVAMGAVGGSSDIVDTAVAAGNFKTLAAALEAAELIDTLKGAGPFTVFAPTDDAFAKLPKETLESLLKPENKAKLAAILTYHVVPGNADASTVLSRPAWATVNGQRINITQKDGTAMVNGAKITATDIRTSNGTIHVIDTVILPSQSNLVQTAVDAKFNTLAQLVTAAGLVDTLSGKDSFTVFAPTDEAFAKLPPETIASLLRPENKAELVKILTFHVVPGRVYSNEAIAARNAPTVQGERISITQRDGKVMINNATVTKADIEATNGVIHVIDTVILPK; encoded by the coding sequence ATGACCCTGCTTCGTAACTCGTTGGTTGCTGTCGGAACCTCTGCACTCGTGGCCACGATCGCCCATGCGCAGTGCAGCGGTGGATCGACCATGGCCTCGGCCCCCAAGGCTCCCGTCGCCATGGGCGCCGTCGGAGGCTCAAGCGACATCGTTGACACCGCGGTTGCCGCCGGCAACTTCAAGACGCTCGCCGCCGCGCTCGAAGCCGCCGAGCTCATCGATACGCTGAAGGGTGCCGGCCCCTTCACCGTCTTCGCGCCGACGGATGACGCGTTCGCGAAGCTCCCGAAGGAGACGCTCGAGTCGCTTCTCAAGCCTGAGAACAAGGCGAAGCTCGCGGCGATCCTCACCTACCATGTTGTTCCCGGCAACGCCGATGCGAGTACCGTTCTTTCGCGTCCCGCGTGGGCGACGGTCAACGGCCAGCGGATCAACATCACACAGAAGGATGGCACCGCGATGGTGAACGGGGCCAAGATCACGGCCACCGACATCCGCACCTCCAATGGCACCATTCATGTCATCGACACCGTCATCCTGCCCAGCCAGTCGAACCTGGTGCAGACCGCAGTCGATGCCAAGTTCAACACGCTCGCGCAGCTCGTGACTGCGGCTGGACTTGTTGACACCCTCTCGGGGAAGGACTCCTTCACCGTCTTCGCCCCGACCGATGAGGCGTTCGCCAAGCTCCCGCCGGAGACGATCGCCAGCCTCCTCCGCCCGGAGAACAAGGCCGAGCTTGTCAAGATCCTGACCTTCCATGTCGTTCCGGGTCGCGTCTACAGCAACGAGGCCATTGCCGCGCGGAACGCTCCCACCGTACAGGGCGAGCGCATTTCGATCACCCAGCGTGACGGCAAGGTCATGATCAACAACGCGACCGTGACCAAGGCTGACATCGAGGCGACCAACGGCGTCATCCATGTGATCGACACCGTCATCCTGCCGAAGTAA
- a CDS encoding methyl-accepting chemotaxis protein, which translates to MIASDDRGSETGLLRRDSIGGRLLRAFVLMALVPVLAMLLITWWISRTSVESMQISSLKAIATLKAERLNAFATRRLQVVTALGVSPGVNAAFDHLEATARVESAVDADRAFLRRLSENYEAPDVLLINRDGEVLLSAYRRHLEGRSIAQGELRNTALAEVVRRARMQMAPEISEISREQVGERPMLIVAGPVIGDGVLRGFLAMEVAPEAIDEVVLDEQGLGRTGQTVCATIQGGMLVVTAPTRFDPDAAFNVMVPLGADRLMRLQNAARGVDSAGQERGADGEMVLGSWTHVGALGWGLGVTMETSEVFALARRQQWAAGAVALLAMIAAIVIAWRLARSISHPIACAAEASERLARGDLVTECEPVGRGEPRRLLESMGLAMRTLGSLLGRLRHSAAELEQTATEIRRTASEQEEVAHAFGASATQVAAAVTEMTGTGRELADTMSVVAEAATNAAALAGRGREGLAELDRRTGSLRAATETVARRLETIRERASAINTVITTITRVADQTNLLSINAALEAEKAGRYGLGFQVVAREINRLSEQTSEATTDIERIVVEMQESVADGVSEMGRFSRIMEEGATTVEDIGSRLADIIGVVEDLKERFQRVSEGMDAQSIGTRQIAEAMEQLSDGARRTIAAVRSFVAASEQLDRSARALAEDVDRFHLPGA; encoded by the coding sequence GTGATCGCTTCGGATGATCGTGGAAGCGAGACCGGTCTTCTTCGTCGAGATTCGATCGGCGGCCGTCTCCTTCGTGCATTCGTGCTGATGGCGCTGGTGCCGGTCCTGGCCATGCTGCTCATCACCTGGTGGATCTCCCGGACCAGCGTGGAGTCGATGCAGATCTCGAGCTTGAAGGCGATCGCCACGCTCAAGGCGGAGCGATTGAATGCCTTCGCCACGCGGCGCCTCCAGGTCGTGACAGCCCTTGGAGTCAGCCCTGGGGTCAACGCGGCCTTCGATCATCTCGAGGCGACCGCGCGCGTGGAGAGCGCCGTCGATGCCGATCGTGCGTTCCTGCGGAGGCTCTCTGAGAACTACGAAGCGCCCGATGTGCTGCTGATCAATCGCGATGGAGAGGTCCTGCTCTCGGCATATCGGCGTCACCTCGAGGGGCGATCGATTGCGCAAGGGGAACTCAGGAATACAGCGCTCGCCGAGGTGGTTCGCCGCGCCCGCATGCAGATGGCGCCGGAGATCAGCGAGATCTCGCGTGAGCAGGTCGGCGAGCGTCCGATGCTGATCGTGGCCGGCCCGGTGATCGGCGATGGTGTTCTCCGAGGCTTCCTGGCGATGGAGGTGGCCCCCGAAGCCATCGACGAGGTGGTTCTCGATGAGCAGGGACTCGGCCGGACGGGGCAGACGGTCTGCGCCACCATTCAGGGCGGCATGCTCGTGGTGACGGCACCGACGCGCTTCGATCCCGATGCGGCCTTCAATGTCATGGTCCCCCTCGGAGCCGATCGACTGATGCGGCTCCAGAACGCGGCCCGCGGAGTCGACAGCGCTGGTCAGGAGCGCGGCGCCGATGGCGAGATGGTGCTCGGTTCGTGGACGCATGTCGGTGCGCTGGGCTGGGGGCTGGGGGTCACCATGGAGACCTCCGAGGTCTTCGCCCTGGCGCGTCGTCAGCAGTGGGCGGCTGGCGCGGTGGCGCTCCTTGCGATGATTGCGGCGATTGTCATCGCCTGGCGCCTTGCCCGTTCGATCAGTCACCCGATTGCCTGCGCGGCCGAGGCGAGCGAGCGCCTTGCGAGGGGCGACCTTGTCACGGAGTGCGAACCCGTCGGGCGAGGGGAGCCGCGAAGACTGCTCGAGTCGATGGGGCTCGCGATGCGCACGCTCGGATCGCTGCTTGGTCGCCTGCGTCACTCCGCGGCCGAACTCGAGCAGACCGCGACGGAGATCCGGAGAACCGCCTCCGAGCAGGAGGAGGTCGCCCACGCGTTCGGCGCAAGCGCCACCCAGGTCGCGGCGGCGGTCACCGAGATGACTGGTACGGGACGGGAACTGGCGGACACCATGAGCGTGGTCGCCGAGGCGGCCACCAATGCGGCGGCCTTGGCGGGGCGTGGGCGCGAGGGATTGGCGGAACTCGATCGGCGCACGGGGTCGCTGAGGGCGGCGACAGAGACGGTCGCCCGGCGGCTTGAGACGATCCGCGAGCGGGCCTCCGCCATCAACACGGTGATCACCACCATCACGCGCGTCGCGGATCAGACCAATCTGCTTTCGATCAATGCGGCGCTTGAGGCGGAGAAGGCGGGGCGCTACGGACTCGGATTCCAAGTGGTGGCACGAGAGATCAATCGCCTCTCCGAGCAGACCTCGGAAGCGACCACGGACATCGAGCGGATCGTCGTCGAGATGCAGGAGTCGGTGGCCGATGGAGTCAGCGAAATGGGCCGCTTTTCACGCATCATGGAGGAGGGCGCCACGACCGTCGAAGACATCGGCAGTCGGCTCGCCGACATCATCGGCGTCGTCGAAGACCTCAAGGAGCGCTTCCAGCGTGTGAGCGAGGGAATGGATGCGCAGAGCATCGGTACGCGGCAGATCGCCGAGGCCATGGAGCAGTTGAGCGACGGCGCCAGGCGGACGATTGCCGCCGTGCGCTCCTTCGTCGCGGCCAGCGAGCAGCTCGATCGAAGCGCCCGCGCGCTCGCCGAGGATGTGGATCGCTTCCACCTGCCCGGGGCGTGA
- a CDS encoding transporter substrate-binding protein: MSRRALILLLLFAGASTLALLAWWAGSSLLASRRAPIRVGVLHSLTGPLAVSEAPVVEAWRLAAEELNAAGGVLGRPIELVVVDGGSDPTVFAREAERLLGRHGGGVDLLAGTWTSSSRKALLPVLEKHRSLLLYPVQFEGLEESPFVVYLGAAPNQQLGPAVEWAMERGLRRVTLVGSSYVYPVAANRIARDLVVARGGEIVAEVYLPLTGGNLVQVAEEIAASKPDLVISTVNGEANQGLMRALRAAGFNPATTPIIALSISEAELRAWEPGLFTDVIVPASYFRTVPHPENHRFLTALRTRGASDAAGDAMVSAYKGLHLWAQAAARCGSTAPADVRRALRVCHGEGPGGTFLVDPQSLYTAKVMRLGRVRRDGDMEIIWDSEKPVSPQAWPVWRSRAEWQSFINDLQTRWGGQWQGEVAPSGAGKAGAS; the protein is encoded by the coding sequence ATGTCGCGGCGCGCCCTCATCCTGCTTCTTCTCTTTGCCGGTGCGTCAACGCTTGCGCTGTTGGCGTGGTGGGCGGGCTCGTCGCTGCTCGCCTCTCGTCGGGCCCCCATCCGAGTCGGGGTGCTTCACTCGCTGACGGGGCCGCTCGCAGTGTCCGAGGCCCCTGTGGTCGAGGCGTGGCGACTGGCCGCCGAAGAGTTGAACGCCGCGGGCGGCGTTCTTGGAAGGCCGATCGAGTTGGTCGTGGTCGACGGTGGAAGTGATCCAACGGTCTTCGCCCGCGAGGCGGAGCGACTGCTCGGTCGCCATGGTGGCGGAGTGGATCTTCTTGCAGGAACTTGGACCAGTTCGAGCCGCAAGGCGCTCCTGCCCGTGCTCGAGAAGCACCGCTCGCTTCTGCTCTATCCGGTGCAGTTCGAGGGGCTCGAAGAGTCGCCCTTTGTCGTCTACCTCGGCGCGGCTCCCAATCAGCAGCTCGGGCCCGCGGTTGAATGGGCAATGGAGCGAGGGCTCCGTCGAGTAACGCTCGTGGGGAGCTCCTATGTCTATCCCGTTGCCGCGAACCGCATTGCGCGTGATCTCGTTGTGGCGCGAGGGGGCGAGATCGTGGCGGAGGTCTATCTGCCGCTGACCGGCGGCAATCTCGTCCAGGTTGCGGAAGAGATCGCCGCGTCGAAGCCGGATCTCGTCATCTCCACCGTCAATGGAGAGGCGAATCAGGGTCTCATGAGGGCGCTGCGCGCCGCGGGCTTCAATCCGGCCACGACTCCGATCATCGCACTCTCGATCAGTGAAGCCGAGCTTCGCGCGTGGGAGCCCGGCCTCTTCACCGATGTCATCGTGCCAGCGAGCTACTTTCGGACCGTGCCGCATCCTGAGAATCATCGCTTCCTGACGGCGCTCCGCACTCGAGGCGCGAGCGACGCGGCGGGCGATGCCATGGTCTCCGCGTACAAGGGCCTTCACCTCTGGGCCCAGGCGGCCGCTCGGTGCGGTTCAACGGCACCCGCCGATGTTCGCCGTGCCCTGCGCGTGTGTCATGGGGAGGGCCCAGGAGGGACCTTTCTGGTTGATCCACAGTCACTCTACACCGCGAAGGTCATGCGCCTCGGGCGCGTGAGGCGCGACGGTGACATGGAGATCATCTGGGACTCGGAGAAACCAGTCTCGCCGCAGGCGTGGCCCGTGTGGCGAAGTCGTGCGGAGTGGCAGTCGTTTATCAATGATCTCCAGACCCGGTGGGGAGGTCAGTGGCAGGGAGAGGTGGCCCCATCCGGCGCAGGAAAGGCAGGCGCCTCGTGA
- a CDS encoding 2-oxo acid dehydrogenase subunit E2: protein MPIDVTMPRLSDTMESGTVVRWHVKEGDPVTSGAVVADIETDKATMEMQVFDDGTIAKILVPEGQAVSVGTKIAEIAGDDDGGAGASGSEQSNAGSVTPPSATSERTNSATTAASSERMGAPQQAAGASQAVQSGAPSDRSAAQDSRRSAEGVAPMRVSPVARRMAEEFGVDLSQVRGSGPGGRIIKRDIEAAAETAGARVPSREGPLEDRSRAGLASPAPASASRSADRGSLATPVGQGGARSGGALAVSGLQSVEMPLSSMRQTIAKRLVESKQSIPHYQVSMAFAMDALVALRSSLNADLEKSGVKLSVNDFVVRAAALAMARHPFFNASWGGDHLVVHQTVNIGVAVALDEERGGGLLVATIRDADRKSLRQISLEAKALSEKARTKGLSLEEMSDSTFTISNLGMFGVDHFTAIINPPNSAILACGAALQKPVVRDGALAVGWEMTATLSLDHRVIDGAMAARFLQTIRHFFEHPTLLLV from the coding sequence ATGCCCATCGATGTCACCATGCCTCGCCTCTCCGACACCATGGAGTCGGGAACCGTGGTGCGCTGGCATGTGAAGGAGGGCGATCCCGTCACCAGCGGTGCCGTGGTCGCGGACATCGAGACGGACAAGGCCACCATGGAGATGCAGGTCTTCGACGATGGCACCATCGCGAAGATCCTGGTTCCCGAGGGCCAGGCCGTGAGTGTGGGAACGAAGATCGCCGAGATCGCGGGGGATGATGATGGCGGAGCCGGAGCCTCGGGCTCGGAACAATCGAATGCAGGTTCGGTGACGCCTCCTTCGGCGACATCGGAGCGAACGAACTCAGCAACGACCGCAGCGTCGTCCGAGCGAATGGGCGCGCCGCAACAGGCGGCTGGTGCTTCACAGGCGGTGCAGTCTGGAGCGCCATCCGATCGTTCTGCTGCGCAGGACTCCCGACGGTCGGCCGAAGGCGTCGCTCCAATGCGCGTCTCACCGGTCGCGCGGCGGATGGCTGAGGAGTTCGGCGTCGATCTCTCGCAGGTGCGAGGTTCCGGGCCGGGCGGCCGGATCATCAAGCGAGACATCGAAGCGGCCGCGGAGACCGCCGGGGCCCGCGTGCCGTCACGCGAAGGGCCGCTGGAAGATCGAAGCAGAGCGGGCCTCGCCTCGCCGGCGCCAGCTTCGGCGTCGCGGAGCGCTGACCGCGGCTCACTGGCCACGCCCGTTGGGCAGGGCGGCGCTCGCTCTGGCGGCGCGCTCGCCGTCTCCGGCCTCCAGAGCGTGGAGATGCCCCTCTCCTCCATGCGGCAGACGATCGCGAAGCGTCTCGTCGAGAGCAAGCAGTCGATTCCGCACTATCAGGTCTCGATGGCCTTTGCGATGGACGCGCTCGTCGCGCTGCGATCATCGCTCAACGCCGATCTCGAGAAGAGCGGCGTGAAACTCTCAGTCAATGACTTCGTGGTTCGCGCGGCGGCGTTGGCGATGGCCCGGCACCCCTTCTTCAATGCAAGCTGGGGGGGCGACCACCTCGTGGTGCACCAGACGGTCAACATCGGCGTCGCGGTGGCCCTCGACGAGGAGCGGGGCGGCGGTCTGCTCGTCGCCACGATCCGCGATGCCGATCGAAAGAGCCTCCGCCAGATCTCCTTGGAGGCGAAGGCGCTCTCCGAGAAGGCCCGAACCAAGGGGCTGTCGCTTGAGGAGATGTCCGACTCCACCTTCACCATCTCGAACCTCGGGATGTTCGGGGTTGATCACTTCACGGCGATCATCAATCCACCCAACAGCGCCATCCTCGCCTGCGGCGCGGCGCTTCAGAAGCCCGTGGTGCGCGATGGTGCGCTGGCGGTCGGCTGGGAGATGACCGCGACGCTGTCGCTCGATCATCGCGTCATCGACGGCGCCATGGCCGCTCGCTTTCTCCAGACGATCCGGCACTTCTTCGAGCATCCGACCCTGCTGCTCGTCTGA